A single region of the Vicia villosa cultivar HV-30 ecotype Madison, WI linkage group LG4, Vvil1.0, whole genome shotgun sequence genome encodes:
- the LOC131596687 gene encoding GDSL esterase/lipase EXL2-like, with translation MVPFMNSLSSSPLQKFLLLLLFRFIIILIVVSCKTKGVVKLPPNVSIPAVLVFGDSIMDTGNNNNNLRTTARCNFPPYGKDFEGGIPTGRFSNGKVPSDFIVEELGIKELLPAYLDPNLQPDDLPTGVCFASGGAGFDPLTSQTASAISLSGQLDLFKEYITKLEVLVGEDRTNFILANSLFLVVLGSNDISNTYFLSRIRQVQYDFPDYADFMVNSASNFVKEIYELGARRIGVFNVPPIGCLPFQRTAAGGIERKIVVKYNEAVELYNNKLSKGLASFNQNYPNSRTVCIDVYNPLLDIILNSNKYGYKVEDRGCCGTGIIEVVFLCNHLASTCPNDMEFVFWDSFHPTQSVYKRLIPPIIGRYVKDFM, from the exons ATGGTTCCTTTTATgaattctctttcttcttctcctcttcaaaAGTTTCTTCTTTTGTTACTTTTCCgtttcataataatattaattgttgtttcATGCAAAACAAAAGGTGTGGTGAAACTGCCACCAAATGTTTCAATTCCAGCAGTGTTGGTGTTTGGAGATTCAATAATGGATACAGGAAACAATAATAACAATTTGAGAACAACTGCTCGTTGCAATTTCCCACCTTATGGAAAAGATTTTGAGGGAGGGATTCCTACTGGCAGATTTAGCAATGGAAAAGTTCCCTCTGACTTCATAG TTGAAGAATTAGGCATTAAAGAGCTTCTACCAGCCTACTTGGATCCAAATCTCCAGCCTGATGATTTGCCTACTGGTGTTTGCTTTGCTTCTGGTGGTGCTGGATTTGATCCGTTGACATCTCAAACTGCA TCAGCAATATCTTTATCTGGTCAACTAGACTTGTTCAaagaatacataacaaaattagaagtACTTGTTGGAGAAGACAGAACAAATTTCATCTTGGCAAATAGTCTTTTCCTTGTGGTATTGGGCAGTAATGACATTTCCAACACATATTTCTTATCCCGTATTCGACAAGTTCAATATGATTTTCCAGACTACGCTGATTTTATGGTCAATTCAGCTTCTAATTTTGTAAAG GAAATATATGAACTAGGTGCAAGGAGGATTGGAGTATTCAATGTACCACCAATTGGTTGTTTACCATTTCAGAGAACAGCAGCTGGAGGAATAGAAAGAAAAATTGTAGTAAAGTACAATGAAGCAGTAGAATTATACAACAATAAATTGTCAAAGGGGTTAGCTTCTTTTAATCAGAACTATCCAAATAGCAGGACTGTTTGCATTGATGTCTATAACCCTTTGCTTGACATCATATTAAACTCCAATAAATATG GATATAAAGTGGAAGATAGAGGATGTTGTGGCACAGGTATAATAGAGGTAGTATTCTTATGCAATCATTTGGCTTCAACTTGTCCCAATGATATGGAATTTGTATTTTGGGATAGTTTTCATCCAACTCAAAGTGTTTACAAACGCCTCATACCTCCAATTATTGGAAGATATGTCAAAGATTTCATGTGA